CCTTCTACCGTTACACCTATGTATTCTGCTTGTTCTACACTCAGTACGTCAAGCTCCACTCCGATCTTCTTCAAATGCAGCATAGCTACTTTCTCATCAAGATGCTTTGGTAGCATGTATACTTTGTTTTCGTATTGATCCGTGTTAGTCCACAGTTCGATCTGAGCCAAAGTTTGGTTTGTGAATGAATTAGACATTACAAATGATGGGTGACCAGTTGCACATCCCAAATTCACCAAACGACCTTCTGCCAACAAGATGATATGTTTCCCATCTAAGTCATAAAGATCCACTTGTGGTTTGATCTCATCCTTCGATGCATTTTGGTTCAACCATGCCACATCGATTTCATTATCAAAGTGTCCAATGTTACAAACGATCGTTTTGTCCTTCATCGCTTTGAAATGACGTCCTACTACGATGTCCTTGTTACCCGTAGTAGTAACTACGATATCTGCCTCAGATACGGCATTATCCATTTTCTTCACTTCAAAACCATCCATTGCAGCCTGCAGCGCACATATTGGGTCGATTTCTGTCACGATCACTCTCGCACCAGCCCCTCTCAAGGAAGCTGCAGAACCTTTCCCAACATCACCGTACCCTGCAACGACAGCTACTTTTCCCGCCATCATTACATCAGTAGCTCTTCTGATCGCATCTACCAAAGACTCCTTACATCCATATTTGTTATCAAATTTAGACTTAGTCACAGAGTCATTTACATTGATAGCTGGCATAGGCAAGGTGCCTTTAGCTTCTCTCTCCTGAAGTCTATGAACACCAGTAGTCGTTTCTTCAGATAGACCTTTGATGTCTTTCACCAACTCTGGATATCTATCCAACACCATGTTGGTTAAATCTCCACCATCATCCAAAATCATATTCAAAGGCTTACCACCTTCGAATGCAAACAAAGTCTGCTCGATACACCAATCGAATTCTTCTTCATTCATGCCTTTCCAGGCAAACACTGGAATCCCTGCTTCTGCTATAGCAGCTGCAGCATGATCCTGAGTAGAGAATATGTTACAAGAAGACCAAGTTACTTCTGCACCAAGCTCAACCAATGTCTCAATTAATACAGCGGTTTGGATGGTCATGTGTAAACATCCTGCGATTCTAGCTCCTTTTAGAATTTTAGAAGCACCATACTCTTCTCTCAAAGACATCAAACCTGGCATTTCTGCCTCGGCCAATTCAATTTCTTTGCGACCCCAAGCGGCCAAACTGATATCTTTTACTTTGTGTTTTAATTGTGTATCTATCATTATCTTCTATGAATTTCAAAATTCGGTAAGCAAAGGTAATGCAAATGAGACAAACCAATTACGGTTTTTAAGGGCTACTATCAACGAATTGTCAATCTAAAAAGCTGACTTCCTTGAAATTGTAAGTTCTGAGACATTGTTGATCCCAGACCATCAGTTGACCGTTCTCATTCACCCCTTTTATGATCCCTCTAAATTTTCCTTTTCCGTCCTGAAAGTTTCTTTCCCTCTCCTTACCAAATAAGCTTGCCTCATACTCACTCATCAAGTTAATCCCCTCTTGTACTTGAGAATATCTCTTTTCTATTTGAATCAAAACTTCTTCCGCCAACTCGTCAAGGTTCACCTCTACCTTATTATGGATAATCAAACTGGTGGCATTGGGTAATTCAAATGACACCTGATTCGCATTGAGGCCAATCCCTACTACTGAATAATCAATCTGACTTCCTCTAATGGTATTTTCTATCAAAATACCACCAAGCTTTTTCTCTCCTAGATAGATATCATTCGGCCACTTCACTTTTAGTTGCTCATTGGTAAACTTCCTAATCGCGTCTAAGATACCAAGAGAAACAATGGTATGGAGTTGGAATTGCCTATCGAGAGAGACAAAATGTGGCTTGATAATGAATGAAAAAGTCAGGTTCTTACCCGGCTCTGAATGCCAGCTATTTCCTCGCTGTCCTTTGCCTGCAGTTTGATCTTCAGTGATCACCACCATACCTTCCCTGGCATGGCCATGGTTCACTAATGACATGGCTACTTCGTTAGTAGAATGACATTGTGGCAGAAAGATGACCTTTTTACCTAGAAATTGAGTTTTGGCAAAGAATTTATGCAAGATTAATTGATTAATTTTGTGCAAAATTAGAGACAATATATGACAGAAGTAAAGGGAGTTAAAGAATCTGAGCAATTAGAGGAGATAGTGGTCAAAGGAATGCAAGAAAAAAAGGCTTCTGATATAGTTGTCATTGATTTGAAAGAGATCGGAAATGCAGTTGCCAATTATTTCGTAATTTGCTCAGGAAATTCTGACACTCAGCTCGATGCAATAGCCGACTCAGTAGAAGAAGAAGTCTATAAAGCACTGGGCATCAACCCCTGGCAAAAGGAAGGCAAAGAAAACAAAGAGTGGATTTTGCTAGACTATGCCGACGTAGTGGTTCACATCTTTAGAAAGGATCGTAGAGAATTTTACTCACTCGAAAAGCTCTGGGGAGACGCCAAGGTGACTCAGATAGAAGATTTATAAACCTGGCAAGCGATATCGCGTTACAAAGATTTTTAAGAATAAAACATAATGGCAGAAAAACCAAGAACAAAAAATACGGCCGGCCAGCCCAATGGAAATAAGCCGAATTACCAAATATGGGTAATCATTGGCTTGATGACCTTCATTTTCGGCATATCGTATTTTTCGAATAACAATTCCGCAAAAGAGATTTCCTTCAAGCGATTTGAAGACATGGTAATGAGCCATGACGTGAAGCGTGTCGTTTTGATCGGCAATCAAAACATAGTTGAAGTTACCCTCAAGGAAGAAGCATTAGAAAACAGCAAGTACAAACTAGAGTTGGAGAACCAAAACAGCCTCGGCATGTCTGGTTCAAACCCTCATTACTTCTTCAAAATTGAAAGCAAAGACATTTTCGTCAAAAAGAAAGACGAACTGAATGCCAGACTGAATGGTGGTGCTGACTATGAGTATCTAGTTGACGAAAGATCAGACTACACTAACATATTTCTTAACTCCGGATTCTTCATTATTATCATCTTAGGATTCTGGTTTTTGATGAGAAGAATGACTGGCGGTGGCGGTCCAGGTGGTCAAATTTTCAACATAGGAAAATCAAGAGCTGCTCTATTTGATGCTGAAAACAAAGTGAAAATCACCTTCGACAATGTAGCTGGTTTAGACGAAGCAAAAGAAGAGGTGAAAGAAATTGTAGAGTTCCTGAAAAACCCAACCAAGTTCACCAAGTTAGGTGGTAAAATCCCTAAGGGAGCGCTATTGGTAGGCCCTCCAGGTACAGGTAAAACTTTGCTAGCGAAAGCAGTAGCTGGTGAAGCAGGTGTCCCTTTCTTCACATTGTCAGGCTCTGACTTTGTTGAGATGTTTGTAGGAGTGGGTGCTGCCAGAGTTAGAGACTTATTCAAACAAGCAAAAGAAAAAGCGCCTTGTATTGTATTTATTGATGAGATCGATGCAATCGGTAGATCAAGAGGGAAAGGCCAAATGCCAGGATCTAATGATGAAAGAGAAAACACACTCAACTCTCTACTTGTAGAAATGGACGGTTTCTCTACCGATTCTGGGGTAATTATTCTGGCTGCTACTAACAGACCAGACGTGCTAGATTCTGCTTTGCTAAGACCTGGAAGATTTGATAGACAAATCGGTATTGACAAACCAGATATTATTGGAAGAGATGCTATTTTCAAAGTACATCTAGGACCTTTGAAAATCGACAAGAAGGTAGATTCCAAAAAATTAGCAGCACAAACTCCTGGGTTTGCAGGTGCTGAAATCGCCAACGTTTGTAACGAAGCAGCGTTGATAGCTGCAAGAAAAGACAAGAAGGCAGTAGATCTCAAAGACTTCCAGGATGCCATTGACAGAGTGATTGGTGGTTTGGAGAAGAAAAGCAAGATCATCTCTCCTGAAGAAAAGAAAATTGTGGCTTATCACGAAGCTGGACATGCAGTTGCAGGCTGGTTCCTCGAACATGCAGATCCATTGGTAAAGGTAAGTATCGTCCCAAGAGGTATGGCTGCTTTGGGGTATGCGCAATACTTACCAAAGGAGCAGTACCTCTACCAAACCGAACAACTGCTAGACGAAATGTGTATGGCCTTGGGTGGTAGAGCTGCAGAGGACATCGTCTTTGGTAAGATATCTACAGGGGCACTTAGTGATCTGGAAAGAATCACAAAAATGGCATACAGCATAGTGACTGTATATGGTATGAACGAGGCGATAGGAAATCTTTCTTTCTACGATTCTAAGCAATCTGAATACAATTTCAACAAACCATATTCGGATGCTACTGCGGAAAAAATAGATAAAGAGGTCAAGACTATTATCGACCAGGCCTATGCCCGAACCAAAGATCTGTTGACAGATAAGAAAGAAGAATTGGAAAAAATCGCTCAGGCACTTCTTGAGAAGGAAATCATTTTCCAGCAAGATCTGGAAGACTTGATTGGTAAACGTCCATTCGAAAAAGAAACAAACTACCAGGCCTTTACCAATGGCAAAGGAGTAGAAGAACAAAAAAATGAAGAGGCGCTCGAAGAATTAAAATCTACAGTTAAATCAGAAGTAGAACAAGAGGATTCGAAAGACTCAGAACTCGACAGGGATTTAGAACAATCCTCTGCTGAAAATCCAAAGTAAAAAAATTAAATTGGGGCTTTTATCAAGCCCCAATTTTTTTTGATGGATCTTCATATCCCAGAACTACAACCCGGAAAAAAGATATATTTCGCCAGTGATTTTCATCTTGGCTCACCTGATCTCGTCTCTTCAATTGCCCGGGAAAAAAAGATTGTCAATTGGCTAAAATCAATTACTAACGATGCGCAAGCACTAGTATTGGTTGGAGACTTATTTGATTTTTGGTTCGAATACAAAAAATCAATTCCTAAAGGACATATACGTTTTCTCGGACAACTAGCAACCATGGCTGATCTAGGAATCCCCATCATTGTCTTTGTGGGTAATCATGACCTGTGGCTAAAAGATTATTTAAAAGAACAGCTAGGGGCTAACATCATACATCACCCCAAGTCATTTAGCTTAAATGACAAAAAATTTTACATCGCTCATGGTGATGGTTTAGATCCAAAGGATAAAAAATTTCGAGCAATTAAGGCGGTATTCACCAACCCCATATGTCAATACCTTTTTCGTTGGCTACATCCAGATATAGGAATCGCACTTGCAGACTGGTGGTCCAGCAAGAGTAAAGACAGTAAACTTGGACAACATGAAGATCAACATTTGGTAGACCATAGCCACAAGCTACACCAAAACTCTCCTCATGATTTTTACATATATGGCGATTGTCATGTTGCCAGAACAGAGACCATCGAAGAAGGCCTGTATTGCAACCTCGGCGATTGGATCCACCATTACTCTTATGCCGAATTTGACGGGAAAGATTTACACCTAAAACGTTTTCAAGAATGAGGTTTTGGCTTCTGTTTTTATTGTCTCTGTCGTCAACAGTTCAGGCCAAAGCTCAATGGAAATTGGTCAAAGAAATAGCAGGTGATTTCCAACAAATAGAAGTTGATCACAAAGGAGACATTTATACCATTCAATCGAATGGGACAGTTTCTAAATACAATAAAGAGGGAGCACTATTGGTAGAGTATTCTCCTAGCTTTAATCAACCAGTAGATCAAATAGACATCAATAGTCAATTCAAGGTATTTCTGTTCTATCGGGACTTTCAGGAGGCAGTCCTTCTCAATCGCTATTTATCAGACCCGGTTACTATCAATTTTTCAAATTATGACGTGAACTTTGTTTCGGATCTAGCTCCAGACCTCAATCAAAACCTATGGACAATCAATCTTGGCGACCTCTCAATGAAACTAGTCGATCCAATTCAAAAAAGAATTCTTGAAACCAAAAGCCTCGCAAAAATCCTGAATCAATCAAAAACGGATCAATTACAACTCAAAAGTCATAACAATAGAACGTACCTTATTCAGAACTATCAGAAAATATATGTTTTCGATAATCTCGGGAATTACACTTATTCATTTGATATAGACTCACCAAATGAGCCCTCCTTTTGGAAAGATGAACTCTATTTTAAGAACAAAGAAGAGCTCGTACTGATCAACCTATACAATCATGAAAAACGACGCTTTCAGATCCCAAATCAAAAAGCACAAAAAATTCGTTATACAGGGTCTCAGCTGATACTTTTGCATCCCACAGGATTAAGTATATATGACTAACTTAGCGCCCAATTGACTTCAATGAATTGAATGAAAATTAAACTAAGACATATTGGATTGAGTCTGGTCGCTTCGATGTGGCTTTTCGCTTGTGCCAACGATCCGGATTGTGCACTTGAGCAACCAGAAAGCATTGTTAAGATTGTGTTTTATGATAATGAAACGGAAGAAAAAACTGAGGTTAAGTATGATTTGATTGAGGCAAGCGGGAGTGACTCTATTTTATACAACCGAGCGGACACGTTAGCCTTATTCAACATGCCAGTCAACCCATCCGTTGACACACTGTCCTATTACTTTGTGACCGGTGTGAGTATTGATTCTGTGACCGTCACTTATCAAAGAAAACTGGACTGGCTATCGGAAGAGTGCGGGCCCTATTTCAAATTTAGCGAACTGAAAATCGTCACTCACACCTTCGATTCGATTAGTGTGACTGACCCAATAATTGACAAAGAAGTTAATGAAAATATCAAAATATATATTTTTTAGTTTCAGTCTTCTGTTTATAACTAAAACCCTATCTGCTCAGGAATATATATATGAAAAACGCGAGCGAGATTGGAAACCGTCAGAGGTGTTTTTTTCTGCCGATGTTGTTGGGCTTGGACGCTTGATTTCAGGAGATATTCAATCTGAGTTTCAAACGAAGATTGATTTCGACCAATTCTACCTTGCATTAGATGGTGGTAGAAGTGACCTATCTTCATCAGGAAACGGCTTCAACTATAGCAGTTCAGGATATTTTTTTAGAGTTGGGCCTCAAGCGAATCTTATACCATACAATAAAAACAGAAGTAGCATTTTTTTTGGTGTCAATTATGCTCAGTCTCTCTTTTCAGATCAAATAGATTACCGAGTAATACAGTCAGCTTGGGGTGAACAGGACTTAAGCTTTAAAAACGACAATCTAACTGCCAGATGGTTTGAAGCCAATCTAGGCATACAGGCACGGATATTTGGACCGATCTATTTAGGCTACACCATTCGTTTTAAGATGGCCAAAAAACTTTCAGGAGAAGGCGTATTAGAAGCGTATGAGATTCCAGGTTTTGGAAGAGCCTCTAGCTCCGCGACTTTCGGGTTCAACTATTATATCATTTACCGATTAGGATTCAGGGACAAACCAATTCCTGCCAAACCAAGGAAAATCAAAGTAAAGGACGAAAACGATTCGAACTAAGCTCCAATCCAAATGAAGCAATTGAACCTTTTCGAAAAACGAAGAATCAATCGATTCATTTTCGCAATTATTCTATCATTTGCATCCCTTTCAATAGGGGTAGGAGGATTCATTTGGATCGAAAACTACAATCTAGCAGAGGCCTTTTACATGTCTATCATCACGATTTCGACTGTTGGCTACAATGAAATCCACCCGCTTTCGGCTGATGGCAGAATGTTCGCTAGTTTTTATATCATTCTCAACTTGGGGATTTTTGCCTATGTTGTGTCTGTTATCTCCACTTATATTTTCGAAGGAGAATTAAATCAAATTTATAAGAAGTACTTGTACCATAAAGAAGTCAAAAAAATGAAAGACCATGTAATAGTATGTGGATATGGTAGAAATGGTGCCAAAGCCTGTGAAGAACTCGCAAATAGCAATGTCTCATTTGTAATCATTGAAAGGGACGAAGAACTGGCCAATTCAATTGTTCAAAACACCAGTTTCAAAGTGGTGCAAGGAGATGCTACCTCGGACGAAGTACTTGAGACCGCTGGAATTGCTCTTGCAAAATCCATCATCATTTCACTTCCTAATGATGCGGAAAACGTTTTCCTCACTTTGACTTCCAGAGATTTCAACAAAGACATCAAAATAATAGTACGAGCTTCAGAAGAAAGCTCCGAGAAAAAATTGCTTAGAGCTGGCGCAGATAAGGTGATCATGCCCGATGCGGTTGGAGGTTTGCACATGGCCCAGCACATCACCAAACCAGTAGTCATAGATTATCTAGAAAGTCTATCTGGATCCGATGAGAATGGGCTTCAACTGGAGGAAATTCACATAAAAGATCTCAAAAGTGAATTTGTAAACAAGAGCATCGGTGAATTAGATATTAGAAAGGTTAGCGGTGTATCCATTTTAGGACTTAGAAAAGGAGAGGAAAAATTTCTTTTCAATCCTAATTCACATGAAAAGCTTTTGACAGAAACAGTGATCATTATCATTGGACAACTCGAAGAAATAAAATCCTTCAAAGGCCATTTTCTTGCATAAATAAAGCCCGATGAACCGGGCTTTATTACTACTTTCAATATTTTCTATCTCCTTATTTGGCTACTGCTGTCTTAGGCATCAAAATCTCCTGCTCAGCTTCTATACCAAATTGAATCACTTTTCTTGCTTCAATTAATTTCTCTAAGGCAAAATCAATCTGCTCATGGGTATGGGAAGCCATCAAAGAAAATCTAATCAAAGAATCTCCGCTTTGTACGGCAGGAGATATAACTGGATTGACAAAAACCCCATTTTCAACGAGGAACTGAGTTACCTGAAAGGTTTTCTCATTATCCCTTACATAAATTGGTATAATAGGAGACTCAGTAGGTCCAATCTCAAAATCCAATTCCCTTAAACTCTTAATGGCGTAATTGGTATTGTCCCAGAGTTTTTCCATCAATTGCGGCTCATTCTTCATGAGATCCAAAGCTGCCAGTGCACTTGCAGCTGATGATGGAGGAATACTAGCAGAAAAAATCAAAGACCTGGCATGATGTTTCATAAAGTCAATCGCAACCTTATCAGCTGCAACAAATCCACCCAATGATGCCAATGACTTGCTGAACGTTCCTACGATGAAATCCACATCATCAACCAAACCAAAATGAGAGGCTGTTCCAGAACCATTTTTTCCAATTACTCCAACGGCATGAGCATCATCAACTATAATTTCGGCTTTATATCTTTTGGCTAAATCAACAATTGCAGGAAGTTTAGCAATATCACCTTCCATACTAAAGATTCCGTCTACTACAATCATTTTAACCGCATCAGATGGCAATTTGGCCAACTGTGCCTCAAGAGAGGTCATGTCATTATGACGATATTTCACCACTTTTGAAAATGACAATCGAGTTCCGTCTATAATAGAGGCATGATCAAATTCATCGATGATTATGTAATCATTACGACCAGTCAAACAGGAAATTACGCCCAAATTAGTCTGAAAACCTGTACTAAAAATCAAGGCAGCTTCTTTCTCAAAAAACTCTGCAAGTTTATTTTCAAGTTCAATGTGCAAGTCCAACGTCCCATTCAAAAATCGAGAACCCGCACAACCAGTACCATACTTATCTACTGCCTCCTTCGCTGCCTCTTTTACCTTCGGATGATTCGTAAGTCCTAAATAACTATTAGAGCCAAACATTAGAACTTTCTTACCATTGATCATCACCTCTGTATCCTGATCAGAGCTGATTTCTCGAAAGTAAGGATACAGTCCTGCATTTTTAACCTCATCAGCATAGGTAAATTTTGCAAGACGTTCTTTTAAAATACTCATTCAATAAGTCAGTTTACTTGCTAAAAGCACCACCCGGAATGGCACTCTTAATTTTTATCAATAATTTCTTTAAAGTGAGTTAGATCGCCTTTTTAAACAATCTGTGCCTCTTATATACTTTTCCGTTGATCTTCTTCAACGCGTTATTCATCATTTCGTTGCTCTCCAAAACCCAAGAGGCCTCACCATACTCATGGTTTTTCCTCTGACTTTCTTCGAAAGACTTATAATAGAAGTAGGCGTCTATTCCTAGCTTCCTATATTCTTCGACAATCCCAAGGGTAATAACCCTCACTCGATTTATCTTTCTTTTGTAATAAAGTAGTTTAAAAATCCCAAAAGGCAGCAAACGACCTCTTTTTAGCCTTTTTAAGACCATATTAAAATCGGGTAAACTCAAGGAAAAACCAATGGGTTCTCCATTTGCCTCAGCGATTAATAAAAAATCAGGATCTAGGATCATTTTCAAATCCTTTGCTGTATGCTTAAACTCTTCCTCAAGCATCGGTACAAATCCCCAATTCTTTTCCCAAGCCTTGTTATAAATCTTAAAAACCCGATCAATCTCGCCATTGAAATCATTCATACGAGCTTTTCGAATCGTAACCCCCTTAGTTTCTAGCCTACTTTTAAGCAAGTCAGACATACGAACCAATTTATCAGGTAGATCGGCAGTCATGATTTTGTAGGATAATATATCCATGTCTTTTTCAAAACCATATTTCTCTAGAAATTCAGAATAATAAGGCTTGTTATACGTCATCATAACTGTTGGTGGATGATCATATCCATCTACCAAAACACCACAAGTCTCATTAGTGGAATAATTGTATGGACCAGTAAATTGTTCAACTCCTTTGGAAGCCACCCATTCAGCTGCTTTGTCCAGCAAAGCTTTGGCAACCTCATAATCCTCAATAACATCAAAAAAACCAAAACTCCCAGAGTTTTCTCCTGTGTACTCGATGTAATTGTTGTTTTTGATTGCAGCAATTCGTCCTACTACTTCTTCTCCTTTTAGTGCTATAAAAAAATCTGCTTCAGAATGATTAAAGAAAGGGTATTTCTTTTTGTCCATCATGTCCTTTTGAGCTAAAAACAACTCTGGCACATAATTGTCATCATTTGCATACAAATCATGAGGAAAATCAATAAATCGCTTTAAATCACTCTTATTGGAAACTTTCTTGATCGTAAGCATTCTAGAAGTTATTGCAGGTACAGGAGAAATTAAACATTCCGCAAAGATATATGATTCATCAATTTATATATTGATTCGTTTGACTATGTTTCAACCTACAACCTTTTCAATCAACTGTCGGGGACCGCGTTTTGTCGAGAAAATGGCCAATGACTCTACAGATGTGTTCTATTTCAACTTTCCTTAATTCAGGAAAAATGGGCAAAGAAACGACCTCTTGTGTTATTTTTTTCGCAACCGGGAAGGAGTTGCCTTCAACATGAAACATAGGCAACTCTGGCAGTGGTTGCGAATAGTGAACATCAACCCCCACTCCATTTTCAGATAAATAGGAGATAAATTCATCTCGATTAGAACTGAGAATCACATACTGATGATAGACATGATGAGACGCTGAATAATTTTTGAGAAAACTGATTCCCGCACACTGTTTCAGTATGTCATTATAACTTCTTGCTATTTCAACTCTTCTTTCATTCCATCTAAACAAGTATTTAAGTTTCGCACAGAGAATTGCCGCCTGTAATTCATCCAATCGACTCGTAATACCTATCCTCTCGATATTTTTTTTTGAAACGCCACCCTGATTGGCCAATTTCCGAATCTCTGTAGCAAGTTCTCTATCTCGACTAACTACTGCTCCAGCATCACCTATGGCCCCAAGATTCTTGGTTGGATAAAAGCTATATGTAGCAGCTGACGATAATTGACCAGGACTGACCCCATCAAAACTCGCCCCATGAGCCTGTGCCGCATCTTCGATCAACATGATGCCCAGTCGGTCGCAAATGGCCTTTGCCTTGACAACATTCACCATCTGACCATACAAATGAACTACCAATAGCGCTTTGGTTTTCGAACTAACCATGTGTTCTATCAAGTCAAGATTCATCAATCCTGATTCGTCCACATCAACAAATACTGGTTTGGCTCCAGCATTTACAATGGCTGATGCTGTAGAAACCCAGGACACGGCCGTAGTAATCACTTCATCTCCAGAACCAATACCAAGTGCCTTTAGTGTCAAATAAATTGCATCCGTGCCATTCGCCACTCCTACTGTATGTTCCACTCCTAGGTACTGAGACCAACTATCTTCAAATTGAGACAAGTATGTCCCATTCAAAAATTGACCAGAATTCATCACTGCCTCCATCACGGAAAACAATTCATTCTCAATTGCAGCATGCTGCCTAGTTAGATCAAAAAAGGGAACCTCCATTAGAGATGCAATTTACTCATTCACTTAAATTTTGAATCAAAAAATTGGCTCTACAGGTGAAATCTCAACTACTAACTAGAGGATTAAATGCTTAGATTTGATGATTAATTGATCAAATAATCTAAGTGACTCAACAGGACTTAATCATAACGCCCATT
This is a stretch of genomic DNA from Reichenbachiella ulvae. It encodes these proteins:
- a CDS encoding UDP-2,3-diacylglucosamine diphosphatase — translated: MDLHIPELQPGKKIYFASDFHLGSPDLVSSIAREKKIVNWLKSITNDAQALVLVGDLFDFWFEYKKSIPKGHIRFLGQLATMADLGIPIIVFVGNHDLWLKDYLKEQLGANIIHHPKSFSLNDKKFYIAHGDGLDPKDKKFRAIKAVFTNPICQYLFRWLHPDIGIALADWWSSKSKDSKLGQHEDQHLVDHSHKLHQNSPHDFYIYGDCHVARTETIEEGLYCNLGDWIHHYSYAEFDGKDLHLKRFQE
- the rsfS gene encoding ribosome silencing factor, with the protein product MTEVKGVKESEQLEEIVVKGMQEKKASDIVVIDLKEIGNAVANYFVICSGNSDTQLDAIADSVEEEVYKALGINPWQKEGKENKEWILLDYADVVVHIFRKDRREFYSLEKLWGDAKVTQIEDL
- the ftsH gene encoding ATP-dependent zinc metalloprotease FtsH; protein product: MAEKPRTKNTAGQPNGNKPNYQIWVIIGLMTFIFGISYFSNNNSAKEISFKRFEDMVMSHDVKRVVLIGNQNIVEVTLKEEALENSKYKLELENQNSLGMSGSNPHYFFKIESKDIFVKKKDELNARLNGGADYEYLVDERSDYTNIFLNSGFFIIIILGFWFLMRRMTGGGGPGGQIFNIGKSRAALFDAENKVKITFDNVAGLDEAKEEVKEIVEFLKNPTKFTKLGGKIPKGALLVGPPGTGKTLLAKAVAGEAGVPFFTLSGSDFVEMFVGVGAARVRDLFKQAKEKAPCIVFIDEIDAIGRSRGKGQMPGSNDERENTLNSLLVEMDGFSTDSGVIILAATNRPDVLDSALLRPGRFDRQIGIDKPDIIGRDAIFKVHLGPLKIDKKVDSKKLAAQTPGFAGAEIANVCNEAALIAARKDKKAVDLKDFQDAIDRVIGGLEKKSKIISPEEKKIVAYHEAGHAVAGWFLEHADPLVKVSIVPRGMAALGYAQYLPKEQYLYQTEQLLDEMCMALGGRAAEDIVFGKISTGALSDLERITKMAYSIVTVYGMNEAIGNLSFYDSKQSEYNFNKPYSDATAEKIDKEVKTIIDQAYARTKDLLTDKKEELEKIAQALLEKEIIFQQDLEDLIGKRPFEKETNYQAFTNGKGVEEQKNEEALEELKSTVKSEVEQEDSKDSELDRDLEQSSAENPK
- a CDS encoding DUF6048 family protein; this translates as MKISKYIFFSFSLLFITKTLSAQEYIYEKRERDWKPSEVFFSADVVGLGRLISGDIQSEFQTKIDFDQFYLALDGGRSDLSSSGNGFNYSSSGYFFRVGPQANLIPYNKNRSSIFFGVNYAQSLFSDQIDYRVIQSAWGEQDLSFKNDNLTARWFEANLGIQARIFGPIYLGYTIRFKMAKKLSGEGVLEAYEIPGFGRASSSATFGFNYYIIYRLGFRDKPIPAKPRKIKVKDENDSN
- a CDS encoding potassium channel family protein, yielding MKQLNLFEKRRINRFIFAIILSFASLSIGVGGFIWIENYNLAEAFYMSIITISTVGYNEIHPLSADGRMFASFYIILNLGIFAYVVSVISTYIFEGELNQIYKKYLYHKEVKKMKDHVIVCGYGRNGAKACEELANSNVSFVIIERDEELANSIVQNTSFKVVQGDATSDEVLETAGIALAKSIIISLPNDAENVFLTLTSRDFNKDIKIIVRASEESSEKKLLRAGADKVIMPDAVGGLHMAQHITKPVVIDYLESLSGSDENGLQLEEIHIKDLKSEFVNKSIGELDIRKVSGVSILGLRKGEEKFLFNPNSHEKLLTETVIIIIGQLEEIKSFKGHFLA
- the ahcY gene encoding adenosylhomocysteinase, giving the protein MIDTQLKHKVKDISLAAWGRKEIELAEAEMPGLMSLREEYGASKILKGARIAGCLHMTIQTAVLIETLVELGAEVTWSSCNIFSTQDHAAAAIAEAGIPVFAWKGMNEEEFDWCIEQTLFAFEGGKPLNMILDDGGDLTNMVLDRYPELVKDIKGLSEETTTGVHRLQEREAKGTLPMPAINVNDSVTKSKFDNKYGCKESLVDAIRRATDVMMAGKVAVVAGYGDVGKGSAASLRGAGARVIVTEIDPICALQAAMDGFEVKKMDNAVSEADIVVTTTGNKDIVVGRHFKAMKDKTIVCNIGHFDNEIDVAWLNQNASKDEIKPQVDLYDLDGKHIILLAEGRLVNLGCATGHPSFVMSNSFTNQTLAQIELWTNTDQYENKVYMLPKHLDEKVAMLHLKKIGVELDVLSVEQAEYIGVTVEGPYKPEYYRY
- a CDS encoding DUF6452 family protein gives rise to the protein MKIKLRHIGLSLVASMWLFACANDPDCALEQPESIVKIVFYDNETEEKTEVKYDLIEASGSDSILYNRADTLALFNMPVNPSVDTLSYYFVTGVSIDSVTVTYQRKLDWLSEECGPYFKFSELKIVTHTFDSISVTDPIIDKEVNENIKIYIF
- the spt gene encoding serine palmitoyltransferase, coding for MSILKERLAKFTYADEVKNAGLYPYFREISSDQDTEVMINGKKVLMFGSNSYLGLTNHPKVKEAAKEAVDKYGTGCAGSRFLNGTLDLHIELENKLAEFFEKEAALIFSTGFQTNLGVISCLTGRNDYIIIDEFDHASIIDGTRLSFSKVVKYRHNDMTSLEAQLAKLPSDAVKMIVVDGIFSMEGDIAKLPAIVDLAKRYKAEIIVDDAHAVGVIGKNGSGTASHFGLVDDVDFIVGTFSKSLASLGGFVAADKVAIDFMKHHARSLIFSASIPPSSAASALAALDLMKNEPQLMEKLWDNTNYAIKSLRELDFEIGPTESPIIPIYVRDNEKTFQVTQFLVENGVFVNPVISPAVQSGDSLIRFSLMASHTHEQIDFALEKLIEARKVIQFGIEAEQEILMPKTAVAK
- a CDS encoding biotin--[acetyl-CoA-carboxylase] ligase: MLRFFNSLYFCHILSLILHKINQLILHKFFAKTQFLGKKVIFLPQCHSTNEVAMSLVNHGHAREGMVVITEDQTAGKGQRGNSWHSEPGKNLTFSFIIKPHFVSLDRQFQLHTIVSLGILDAIRKFTNEQLKVKWPNDIYLGEKKLGGILIENTIRGSQIDYSVVGIGLNANQVSFELPNATSLIIHNKVEVNLDELAEEVLIQIEKRYSQVQEGINLMSEYEASLFGKERERNFQDGKGKFRGIIKGVNENGQLMVWDQQCLRTYNFKEVSFLD